Proteins encoded by one window of Camelus dromedarius isolate mCamDro1 chromosome 27, mCamDro1.pat, whole genome shotgun sequence:
- the GADD45GIP1 gene encoding large ribosomal subunit protein mL64, with translation MAAPVRQARGLLGLASTLGPGSRNYRAPPPPRRSPGPCWPDPDDPLTPRWQLGPRHAAKQFARHGAASGVAAGSLWPSREQLRELEAEEREWYPSLAAMQESLRVQQLAEEEKRQAREQLIEERMAKMPQMIENWRRQQQERREKEQADKERRARLQAEAQERLGYHVDPRSARFQELLQDLEKQHRKRLKEEKQRKKKEARAAAMAAAVAEDPAASATPSS, from the exons ATGGCTGCGCCCGTGCGGCAAGCGCGCGGCCTGCTCGGGCTGGCGTCGACCCTGGGCCCCGGCTCCCGCAACTACCGGGCGCCGCCGCCTCCGCGCCGCTCGCCGGGACCCTGCTGGCCGGACCCGGATGACCCGCTGACCCCGCGCTGGCAGCTGGGGCCACGCCATGCGGCTAAGCAGTTCGCGCGGCATGGCGCCGCCTCCGGGGTGGCCGCCGGTTCTCTGTGGCCGTCGCGGGAGCAGCTGCGTGAGCTGGAGGCTGAGGAGCGCGAATGGTACCCGAGCCTGGCGGCCATGCAGGAGTCGCTGCGGGTGCAGCAGCTGGCCGAGGAGGAGAAGCGTCAAGCCAG GGAGCAGCTCATTGAAGAGCGCATGGCCAAGATGCCACAGATGATTGAGAActggcggcggcagcagcaggagcGTAGGGAGAAGGAGCAAGCAGACAAGGAGCGGCGGGCCCGGCTGCAGGCTGAGGCCCAGGAGCGCCTGGGATACCACGTGGACCCACGGAGTGCCCGCTTCCAGGAGCTGCTGCAGGACTTGGAGAAGCAGCACCGCAAGCGCCTCAaggaggagaaacaaaggaagaagaaggaggcaCGAGCTGCTGCAATGGCTGCTGCTGTAGCCGAGGACCCAGCAGCCTCTGCAACACCCAGCTCTTGA